A genomic stretch from Numida meleagris isolate 19003 breed g44 Domestic line chromosome 2, NumMel1.0, whole genome shotgun sequence includes:
- the LOC110394510 gene encoding prostate stem cell antigen-like: MKVFFVLLLAAILCADPGSSIQCYSCKSKLSNSNCQEKVNCKENETCKTDVIRVIGFFSIISKGCEASCQEDYQDFKVGNRNVTCCSSNLCNVNAAGSVRSSYGMAAGISASVLWTILNNRL; this comes from the exons ATGAAGGTTTTCTTCGTCCTCCTGCTGGCAGCCATCCTGTGCGCTGACCCAG GTTCTTCTATTCAGTGTTACAGCTGCAAGTCAAAACTCAGCAACAGCAACTGTCAGGAGAAAGTGaactgcaaggaaaatgaaacatgcAAAACAGACGTGATCA GGGTCATAGGATTCTTCAGCATCATCAGCAAGGGCTGTGAGGCATCATGCCAAGAAGACTATCAAGATTTCAAAGTGGGCAACAGGAATGtcacctgctgcagcagcaaccTCTGCAATGTCAATGCAGCAGGCAGTGTGAGAAGCAGCTATGGAATGGCAGCAGGGATATCAGCCAGCGTGCTCTGGACCATCCTGAACAACAGACTGTGA
- the LOC110394569 gene encoding ly6/PLAUR domain-containing protein 2-like, whose protein sequence is MKIPLVVLLLSLACVELAQSLRCYTCKEPTDISMCRTPTECPPRAKVCTTTLHSVDLGYPFFGNITVTRSCEEECVTYDGIGSNRPTSCCYTDLCSDDTRSSKGERSSSAVLGVMAMVFGTLLQCVL, encoded by the exons ATGAAGATACCtctggtggtgctgctgctcagcctggcaTGCGTAGAGCTGG cccagTCCTTGCGGTGCTACACATGCAAGGAGCCAACGGACATTTCCATGTGCAGAACTCCCACCGAATGTCCCCCAAGAGCCAAGGTGTGCACAACAACTCTGCACTCTGTAGACTTGG GTTACCCATTTTTTGGGAACATCACCGTCACAAGAAGCTGTGAAGAGGAGTGTGTCACTTATGATGGGATAGGGTCAAACAGGCCAACATCATGCTGCTACACTGACCTCTGCTCTGATGACACCAGGAGCAGCAAGGGGgagagaagcagctctgcagtgctgggtgtgATGGCCATGGTTTTTGGCACACTCCTCCAGTGTGTTCTGTGA